The proteins below are encoded in one region of Silene latifolia isolate original U9 population chromosome 2, ASM4854445v1, whole genome shotgun sequence:
- the LOC141643003 gene encoding CDK5RAP1-like protein, translating into MATLSSITSMIFITQPRYAIRYAASLSSMTRMSSHFRRTQRPLSTAPSIASPPPLSLLHFMPQASLSSPPQVLPDAMPASEVLPRGRIYHETYGCQMNVNDMEIVLAIMKKSGYNEVVEAPESAEIIFINTCAIRDNAEQKVWQRLNYFWFLKRQWKNNVAQGRSQSVHPPKVVVLGCMAERLKDKILDADKMVDVVCGPDAYRDLPRLLEEVEYGQKGINTLLSLEETYADISPVRISKNSITAFVSIMRGCNNMCSFCIVPFTRGRERSRPVDSVVREVGELSKQGVKEVTLLGQNVNSYNDASGSEEDIESGTNWQFSEGFSSISKVKTMGLRFADLLDRLSTEFPEMRFRYTSPHPKDYPDDLLYLMRDRHNICKCIHMPAQSGNSLVLQRMRRGYTREAYLELVQKIRNIIPDVALTSDFICGFCGETEEEYADTLSLIKEVGYDMAYMFAYSMREKTHAHRNYTDDVPEDVKQRRLTKMIETFRDSTGQRYDSQIGTIQLVLVEGPNKRSPDAELIGKSDKGHRVVFTISPLPHRDNVDDMTRNPKVGDFVEVRILRSTRASLFGEAIAITKLSSFYKVAEEAAMVCGGRA; encoded by the exons atGGCGACATTATCATCAATAACCTCGATGATATTCATAACCCAACCTCGTTACGCAATCCGATATGCAGCATCACTCTCTTCCATGACACGCATGTCATCCCATTTCCGCCGCACACAACGCCCTCTCTCCACCGCACCATCCATCgcttctcctcctcctctttcCCTCCTCCATTTTATGCCTCAAGCTTCTCTCTCTTCTCCTCCTCAAGTTTTACCCGA TGCGATGCCAGCTTCAGAAGTTCTTCCAAGAGGCCGTATTTACCATGAGACTTACGGGTGTCAGATGAATGTCAATGACATGGAGATTGTGTTGGCTATCATGAAGAAATCAGGATACAATGAGGTAGTTGAGGCTCCCGAAAGTGCAGAGATTATCTTTATCAATACATGTGCTATTAGGGACAATGCTGAACAGAAAGTCTGGCAGCGGTTAAACTACTTTTGGTTTCTGAAGAGGCAGTGGAAGAACAATGTCGCCCAAGGAAGGTCACAGTCAGTGCATCCTCCTAAAGTTGTTGTCTTGGGATGCATGGCGGAGAGGTTAAAGGATAAGATACTAGATGCTGATAAGATGGTCGATGTTGTGTGTGGACCTGATGCTTATCGAGACCTTCCACGGTTACTAGAAGAGGTAGAATATGGTCAGAAAGGAATAAATACTCTTTTGTCTCTTGAAGAAACATATGCCGACATAAGTCCTGTCcgaatttcaaaaaattcaattacTGCGTTTGTCTCTATCATGAGAGGTTGCAATAACATGTGTTCCTTTTGCATAGTCCCGTTCACAAGAGGCAGGGAGCGATCACGTCCTGTCGATTCAGTTGTCAGAGAGGTGGGAGAGCTTTCTAAACAAGGGGTTAAAGAAGTAACACTCCTTGGGCAAAATGTTAACAGCTACAATGACGCATCCGGGTCGGAAGAGGACATCGAGTCAGGTACTAACTGGCAATTTAGTGAAGGTTTCTCCAGCATAAGCAAGGTGAAAACAATGGGTTTACGGTTTGCTGACCTCTTGGATAGGCTTTCCACCGAATTTCCTGAAATGCGGTTTAGATACACATCTCCACACCCTAAAGATTATCCAGATGATTTGTTGTACCTGATGCGAGATAGACATAATATCTGCAAATGCATCCATATGCCAGCACAGTCAGGAAATAGCCTAGTACTTCAAAGAATGCGTCGAGGTTATACCCGAGAAGCATATCTGGAGCTTGTACAGAAAATCCGTAATATAATCCCAGATGTTGCACTTACGAGTGACTTTATATGTG GTTTCTGTGGGGAAACGGAAGAGGAGTATGCTGATACACTGAGCCTCATCAAGGAAGTTGGTTATGATATGGCATACATGTTCGCCTACAGCATGAGAGAGAAAACTCATGCCCATAGGAATTATACAGACGATGTTCCGGAAGATGTCAAACAAAGGAGGTTGACTAAAATGATTGAGACCTTCCGTGACAGCACAGGCCAAAGGTACGACTCTCAGATAGGCACTATCCAGCTCGTGTTGGTTGAAGGTCCCAACAAGAGATCCCCTGATGCAGAGCTGATTGGTAAAAGCGACAAAGGCCATAGAGTAGTATTTACAATCTCGCCCTTGCCTCATCGGGATAATGTAGACGACATGACTAGAAATCCAAAAGTCGGTGACTTTGTTGAAGTCAGAATACTGAGATCCACCCGTGCATCCCTTTTTGGTGAAGCTATTGCAATAACCAAGCTGAGCTCTTTCTACAAGGTCGCGGAAGAAGCGGCTATGGTGTGTGGTGGCAGAGCTTGA
- the LOC141641330 gene encoding protein FAR1-RELATED SEQUENCE 5-like, translating to MKQTIVNNCKLNIGATRTFRILAEQSNGYANIGASLTDFKNFKRNIKCYIGENDADMILDYLKALSQTQDGFYYAYQVDEDNCLAKLFWADAQARMNYSLFGDTITFDPTYGTNKYRMAFTPFTGVDNHKKSVTFAIALVDHENDGSFIWVLKKFLDCMGNKEPRCILT from the coding sequence ATGAAGCAgacaattgttaacaattgtaAACTCAACATCGGGGCTACCAGGACTTTTAGAATTCTGGCGGAACAATCAAATGGGTATGCAAACATTGGTGCATCTCTCACAGATTTCAAGAACTTCaaaagaaatattaaatgttatatagGTGAGAATGATGCTGACATGATTCTCGATTATTTAAAGGCGCTTTCTCAAACGCAAGATGGCTTTTACTATGCTTACCAAGTTGATGAGGATAATTGTTTGGCTAAACTCTTTTGGGCAGATGCACAAGCAAGAATGAATTATTCCTTGTTTGGGGACACCATCACCTTTGATCCTACTTACGGTACTAACAAGTACCGCATGGCCTTCACCCCATTCACCGGTGTTGACAACCACAAAAAATCGGTGACTTTTGCTATTGCACTTGTCGATCATGAGAACGATGGGTCATTCATTTGGGTGCTTAAGAAGTTCCTTGATTGTATGGGCAACAAGGAACCTCGATGCATTCTTACTTGA